Proteins encoded by one window of Deinococcus radiodurans R1 = ATCC 13939 = DSM 20539:
- a CDS encoding ABC transporter ATP-binding protein gives MTAAAPALSLRGLSKAFGAVQAVGDVSLEVQAGETLALLGPSGCGKSTVLRSVAGLERPDAGQVLVGGRDVTALPPEARHLGLVFQDYALFPHLSVLDNVAYGPRRRGSSRPDAAQQAREALALVGLSEHERRLPAQLSGGQQQRVALARALATRSPLLLLDEPLSNLDEKLRSELRHDLRGLFGQLGAGVLLVTHDQREALALAHRVAVMRAGHVVQEGAAADLFARPATAWVAEFLGWTNVFAHPQVSGQALLVPESAVQLGAGGELLRVLSRQRSETGETVTLAHPLGPLTLSLSPREAAAASGDELRLTVPSAALLQVPDDREG, from the coding sequence ATGACCGCCGCCGCGCCCGCCCTCTCCCTGCGTGGTTTGAGCAAGGCGTTCGGCGCGGTGCAGGCGGTGGGGGACGTGTCGTTGGAAGTGCAGGCCGGGGAAACATTGGCGCTGCTGGGACCGTCGGGCTGCGGCAAAAGCACCGTGCTGCGGAGTGTGGCGGGCCTGGAACGCCCCGACGCCGGGCAGGTGCTGGTCGGCGGGCGGGACGTGACGGCGCTGCCGCCGGAAGCCCGGCACCTCGGGCTGGTGTTTCAGGACTACGCGCTGTTTCCGCACCTGAGCGTGCTCGACAACGTGGCGTATGGACCGCGCCGGCGAGGGTCAAGTCGCCCGGACGCCGCGCAGCAGGCGCGTGAGGCGCTGGCGCTGGTCGGCCTGAGCGAGCACGAGCGCCGCCTGCCCGCGCAACTTTCGGGCGGGCAACAGCAGCGGGTGGCGCTGGCCCGCGCTCTGGCGACCCGCTCGCCGCTGCTGCTGCTCGACGAACCGCTGAGCAACCTCGACGAGAAACTGCGCTCGGAACTGAGGCACGACCTGCGCGGGCTGTTCGGGCAACTCGGCGCGGGGGTGCTGCTCGTCACCCACGACCAGCGCGAGGCGTTGGCGCTGGCCCACCGGGTCGCGGTGATGCGTGCCGGGCACGTGGTGCAGGAAGGCGCGGCAGCGGACCTCTTCGCCCGGCCCGCAACGGCGTGGGTGGCCGAGTTTCTGGGCTGGACCAACGTTTTCGCGCATCCGCAGGTCAGCGGTCAGGCCCTGCTCGTTCCTGAGAGCGCCGTGCAACTGGGTGCCGGGGGCGAGCTTCTGAGGGTGCTCTCCAGACAGCGCAGCGAGACGGGCGAAACGGTCACGCTGGCGCACCCGCTGGGGCCACTCACCCTGTCCCTCAGCCCCCGTGAGGCAGCGGCGGCCAGCGGCGACGAGCTGCGCCTGACCGTGCCGAGCGCGGCGCTCTTGCAAGTGCCCGACGACCGCGAAGGCTGA
- a CDS encoding DegV family protein, which translates to MLLRRRAAAPPPSLKVIVDATADLSEADLARSGVWQLASVVRVGGQSYSSTELSPERLLALIEAQGAAPVIEPPSVDAYEQVFRQALAQSDEVLSLHLSSRLSVSFACGQEAARAFGSRVRVLDSPAGSYALGLQALRAARLAAGGHNAAAIVSALRAVQARQLMHFTVSDVRFMHLSGRITPVTAPLERSHDVQPIFRYHHGLVELTARAPDHEAAMRQLARSVTKFVTETLPEGARVAFLHSPGGEEGAERLRTLLSASGLTYEDAGTRSIGNHLLAVTGPRATGVVAEPL; encoded by the coding sequence ATGCTCCTGCGCCGCCGAGCCGCCGCCCCACCGCCTTCTCTAAAGGTGATTGTCGACGCGACTGCCGACCTCTCGGAGGCGGACCTCGCGCGCAGCGGCGTGTGGCAACTCGCGTCGGTGGTGCGGGTGGGGGGGCAGAGTTATTCGAGCACTGAGCTGAGCCCCGAGCGGCTGCTCGCGCTCATTGAGGCGCAGGGGGCCGCGCCGGTCATCGAGCCGCCGAGTGTGGACGCCTACGAGCAGGTCTTCCGTCAGGCGCTCGCGCAGTCGGACGAGGTGCTGAGCCTGCACCTCTCGTCGCGGCTGTCGGTGTCTTTCGCCTGCGGACAGGAGGCCGCCCGCGCTTTCGGCTCACGGGTGCGGGTGCTCGACAGCCCGGCGGGGAGCTACGCGCTGGGGTTGCAGGCGTTGCGCGCCGCGCGGCTGGCGGCGGGGGGCCACAACGCCGCCGCCATCGTCAGCGCCCTGCGCGCGGTGCAAGCGCGGCAACTGATGCATTTCACGGTGAGCGACGTGCGCTTCATGCACCTCAGCGGGCGCATTACGCCGGTCACCGCGCCGCTGGAACGCAGCCACGACGTGCAGCCGATTTTCCGTTATCACCACGGACTGGTCGAACTTACCGCCCGCGCGCCGGATCATGAGGCGGCAATGCGGCAGCTCGCCCGCAGCGTGACGAAATTCGTGACCGAGACGCTGCCGGAGGGCGCCCGCGTCGCCTTTCTCCACTCGCCCGGCGGTGAGGAGGGCGCCGAGCGACTGCGCACGCTGCTGAGTGCCAGCGGGCTGACCTACGAGGACGCCGGCACCCGCAGCATCGGCAATCACCTGCTGGCAGTCACCGGCCCCCGGGCGACGGGCGTGGTGGCCGAGCCGCTGTAA
- the mqnC gene encoding cyclic dehypoxanthinyl futalosine synthase, protein MTAAFPPLSPELGQLALDRAAQGERLGADELESLYHLPLPAVAAVAHDLRMQRRDPDVVSFLIDRNINYTNICNVGCNFCAFYRTRRQSDSYTLDYEQISAKIRELEAVGGTRILLQGGVNPELGLDYYTGMLRHVKAHHPTIQIDAFSPEEVLFMEKSFGLSLDDLLDTLMDAGLDGLPGAGGEILEDDVRQKAAPARIRSGDWFRIIDAAQRKGLYTIATMVIGFGETYAQRVSHLLKIRAQQDKAQREYGGNGFFGFALWTLQTEHTRLHGKAPGATAHEYLQQLAVARIALDNLPNLQASWPAQGFKVGQAALYYGANDLGSTMLEENVVSAAAGHDRHAATVRELIRIAVDAGFTPAIRNSRFEILSYPDVDAALGRLAANPEAERGVGAN, encoded by the coding sequence ATGACGGCTGCCTTTCCGCCCCTTTCCCCCGAACTCGGTCAACTGGCGCTGGACCGGGCAGCGCAGGGCGAGCGCCTCGGCGCCGACGAACTCGAGAGCCTGTATCACCTGCCGCTCCCGGCGGTGGCTGCCGTCGCCCACGACCTGCGGATGCAGCGGCGCGACCCGGACGTGGTCAGCTTCCTGATTGACCGCAACATCAACTACACCAATATCTGCAACGTGGGCTGCAACTTCTGCGCCTTTTACCGCACCCGGCGCCAGAGCGACAGCTACACGCTGGATTACGAGCAGATTTCGGCCAAGATTCGGGAACTCGAAGCGGTGGGGGGCACCCGCATCCTGCTGCAAGGCGGCGTGAACCCCGAACTCGGGCTCGACTACTACACCGGGATGCTGCGGCACGTCAAAGCGCATCACCCGACCATTCAGATCGACGCGTTTTCGCCCGAAGAAGTGCTGTTCATGGAAAAGTCGTTCGGGCTGAGCCTCGACGACCTGCTCGACACCCTGATGGACGCGGGGCTCGACGGGCTGCCCGGCGCGGGCGGCGAGATTCTGGAAGACGACGTGCGGCAAAAGGCCGCGCCCGCCCGCATCCGCTCGGGCGACTGGTTCCGCATCATCGACGCGGCGCAGCGCAAGGGGCTCTACACCATTGCAACGATGGTCATCGGCTTCGGTGAAACCTACGCCCAGCGCGTGAGCCACCTGCTCAAGATTCGCGCCCAGCAGGACAAAGCGCAGCGCGAGTACGGCGGCAACGGCTTTTTCGGCTTCGCGCTGTGGACGCTGCAAACCGAGCACACCCGCCTGCACGGCAAGGCCCCCGGCGCCACCGCGCACGAGTATTTGCAGCAGCTCGCCGTCGCCCGCATCGCGCTCGACAACCTGCCCAACTTGCAGGCGTCGTGGCCCGCGCAGGGGTTCAAAGTCGGGCAGGCCGCGCTGTACTACGGCGCCAACGACCTCGGCTCGACCATGCTCGAAGAAAACGTGGTTTCGGCGGCGGCGGGCCACGACCGGCACGCGGCGACCGTGCGCGAACTGATTCGCATCGCGGTGGACGCGGGCTTTACTCCCGCCATTCGCAACAGCCGCTTCGAGATTCTGTCCTACCCCGACGTGGACGCAGCGCTGGGCCGCCTCGCCGCCAACCCCGAGGCCGAGCGCGGGGTGGGCGCGAACTAA
- a CDS encoding DEAD/DEAH box helicase, with amino-acid sequence MLPARSPYARLELFLRDILGAGATLLHEEEVREAQTVSAASLGWSQAVQRGFGFSEVYAHQADTYRLMHAGKNVIITTPTASGKTGAFFPAVFERLEQKPEATALFVYPLVALGQDQRDKLRAFREKGGFGWDIAAFHGSAQPGDVFTGNVRMVTATPDKLHWALDKPAVRDFLRRLEFIVLDEAHTYRGGFGSEVAGMLRRLLDLARALGANPQVVLSTATIGNPAEFARELVGVEAEQVGESGAARHGKRYYLADHRGQPRRFWDSVVSASIHHDLKVLAFFRGRSRAARLYSTYRSQSRYAPHVHLYMAGTSDREGRLSEFRRTKSGVMFATNALEAGVDIGDLEVVIIDGYPGSRMAFRQMAGRAGRVAPGLVLYLPALNEQGVPQPVDAFYSNLGNFRELLTGPLEKAVVEAGNPYLSPRHQARRNAEFRAAGLPALPRPGPSYWNLRGEGSATFAVIEEKDWQERGLRAFDAPLESPSQHYALTEKHEGAVFTLDGQGYKVLRWEDTARGTAIIVEKHLAADLFTRGLYSTQVRPVKMGEWVRRGPLAYRHGEVVVQRIYTGYTVMRQVFERVCTGCDRDPAPLERVCANCGGRIQDRMQDQKLAEQLYDDPIELPPFRTSALEVGIDPARTERPTAVAHTLKHLLMKLIPERVACDEGDLAGAFREGHDAYFFLYDDWRGGLGVSRRAFEQMDDLLRRAHVLATKTCCTSPHGCFECIAVSRCFSPLLPSGERRPTDKQATALFLQELLGLQPAPAEAEVIPDVAPALPGDWPQQARELLDLHGLSLPEVSARLGIPSRELQRAVNTTAPLRLAHAKFGEGILTQGSGSGDAREVLVYFPGHGYKRLLVKYAGLSVVQGQAAGRR; translated from the coding sequence ATGCTGCCCGCCCGCTCCCCCTACGCCCGCCTGGAACTGTTTTTGCGGGACATCCTGGGGGCGGGGGCCACGCTGCTGCACGAGGAAGAAGTGCGCGAGGCGCAGACGGTGAGTGCGGCGAGCCTCGGCTGGTCGCAGGCCGTGCAGCGCGGCTTCGGCTTTTCCGAAGTCTACGCCCACCAGGCCGACACCTACCGGCTGATGCACGCGGGCAAAAACGTCATCATCACCACGCCGACGGCGAGCGGCAAGACGGGCGCCTTTTTCCCCGCAGTGTTCGAGCGGCTGGAGCAAAAGCCCGAGGCCACCGCCCTGTTCGTCTATCCCCTCGTGGCGCTCGGGCAGGACCAGCGCGACAAACTGCGGGCCTTCCGGGAAAAGGGTGGCTTCGGCTGGGACATCGCCGCCTTTCATGGCTCGGCGCAACCGGGCGACGTATTTACCGGCAACGTGCGGATGGTGACCGCCACGCCCGACAAGCTCCACTGGGCGCTCGACAAGCCCGCCGTACGCGACTTTCTGCGGCGGCTGGAATTTATCGTGCTCGACGAGGCGCACACCTACCGGGGCGGCTTCGGCTCGGAGGTGGCGGGGATGCTGCGGCGCCTCCTTGACCTCGCGCGCGCACTAGGGGCGAACCCGCAGGTCGTGCTGTCCACCGCCACCATCGGCAACCCCGCCGAATTTGCCCGCGAACTCGTGGGGGTGGAGGCCGAGCAGGTCGGCGAGTCGGGCGCGGCGCGGCACGGCAAGCGCTATTACCTCGCCGACCACCGGGGGCAGCCCCGCCGCTTCTGGGACAGCGTGGTGAGCGCCAGCATTCATCACGACCTCAAGGTGCTCGCCTTTTTCCGGGGCCGCTCACGGGCGGCGCGGCTGTACTCCACCTACCGCTCGCAGTCGCGCTACGCCCCGCACGTTCACCTCTATATGGCCGGCACGAGTGACCGCGAGGGGCGCCTCAGCGAGTTTCGCCGAACGAAAAGTGGTGTGATGTTCGCCACCAACGCGCTCGAAGCCGGGGTGGACATCGGCGACCTCGAGGTGGTCATCATCGACGGCTACCCCGGCTCGCGCATGGCCTTCCGGCAGATGGCGGGGCGGGCGGGCCGCGTGGCGCCGGGGCTGGTGCTCTACCTCCCGGCGCTGAACGAACAGGGCGTGCCGCAGCCGGTAGACGCCTTTTATTCCAACCTCGGCAACTTCCGCGAACTGCTCACCGGGCCGCTGGAAAAGGCGGTGGTGGAGGCGGGCAACCCCTACCTGTCCCCCCGCCATCAAGCGCGGCGCAACGCCGAATTCCGTGCGGCGGGATTGCCCGCGCTGCCGCGGCCGGGGCCGAGCTACTGGAACCTGCGCGGCGAGGGGAGCGCGACCTTCGCCGTCATTGAGGAAAAAGACTGGCAGGAGCGCGGGCTGCGGGCCTTCGACGCGCCGCTCGAATCGCCGAGCCAGCACTACGCCCTGACCGAGAAGCACGAGGGTGCGGTGTTCACGCTTGACGGTCAGGGCTACAAGGTGCTGCGCTGGGAGGACACAGCGCGCGGGACGGCCATCATCGTGGAGAAGCATCTGGCGGCGGACCTTTTCACGCGGGGGCTGTATTCCACCCAGGTCCGCCCGGTGAAAATGGGCGAGTGGGTGCGGCGCGGGCCGCTCGCCTACCGGCACGGCGAAGTCGTGGTGCAGCGCATCTATACCGGCTACACGGTGATGCGGCAGGTCTTCGAGCGCGTCTGCACCGGCTGCGACCGCGACCCGGCCCCCTTAGAGCGGGTGTGCGCGAACTGCGGCGGGCGCATTCAGGACCGGATGCAGGACCAGAAACTCGCTGAGCAGCTCTACGACGACCCCATCGAGCTGCCGCCCTTTCGCACCTCGGCGCTGGAAGTCGGCATTGACCCGGCCCGCACCGAGCGGCCCACCGCCGTGGCGCACACGCTCAAGCACCTGCTGATGAAACTCATCCCCGAGCGGGTGGCCTGCGACGAGGGCGACCTCGCCGGGGCCTTTCGCGAGGGCCACGACGCTTATTTCTTCCTTTACGACGACTGGCGCGGCGGGCTGGGCGTCTCGCGCCGCGCCTTTGAGCAGATGGACGACCTGCTGCGGCGGGCGCACGTGCTGGCGACCAAAACGTGCTGCACGTCTCCGCACGGCTGCTTTGAGTGCATCGCGGTCAGCCGCTGTTTTTCACCCCTGCTCCCGAGCGGCGAGCGGCGCCCCACCGACAAGCAGGCGACGGCGCTGTTCTTGCAGGAGCTGCTCGGCCTGCAACCCGCCCCCGCCGAGGCCGAGGTCATCCCCGACGTGGCGCCCGCCCTGCCCGGCGACTGGCCGCAGCAAGCGCGCGAACTGCTGGACCTGCACGGCCTTTCACTTCCCGAGGTCAGCGCCCGCCTCGGCATTCCCAGCCGCGAGTTGCAGCGGGCGGTCAACACAACGGCGCCCCTGCGCCTCGCCCACGCCAAATTCGGCGAAGGCATCCTGACCCAGGGCTCGGGCAGCGGCGACGCCCGCGAGGTGCTGGTGTACTTTCCGGGCCACGGCTACAAGCGCCTGCTCGTCAAATACGCCGGGCTGAGCGTGGTGCAGGGGCAGGCGGCGGGACGACGGTAG
- a CDS encoding APH(3') family aminoglycoside O-phosphotransferase, translated as MSDASLPALTLPPALRRVLPAARWERVTEGESGAGVWRSTRFVVKVQSRTLYPASTLLQERERLRWFAGRLPVPQVVAYEDDGEQEYLAMTRLPGIAMSHPDAALHPERMVNLLARALRELHALPVRDCPFNMSLGVRLKLARERVAAGVVDESDFDEERQGQSAVQVFNQLARTRPAEEDLVVTHGDACLPNVIVQGEYVEGLIDLGRAGIADRHMDLALAWRSTRRNLGATYAGMLLDLYGRELVDEGKLAYYQLLDELF; from the coding sequence ATGTCCGACGCCTCTTTGCCCGCCCTGACCCTACCTCCCGCCCTGCGCCGCGTCCTGCCCGCCGCCCGCTGGGAACGGGTCACGGAGGGCGAAAGCGGGGCCGGGGTGTGGCGCAGCACCCGCTTCGTGGTCAAGGTGCAGTCGCGCACGCTCTACCCCGCGTCCACCCTGCTGCAAGAGCGTGAGCGGCTGCGCTGGTTCGCCGGGCGGCTGCCGGTGCCGCAGGTGGTCGCTTACGAAGACGACGGCGAGCAGGAATACCTCGCCATGACGCGGCTGCCGGGCATTGCCATGAGCCACCCCGACGCCGCGCTGCACCCCGAGCGGATGGTGAACCTGCTCGCCCGCGCCCTGCGCGAACTGCACGCCCTGCCGGTGCGCGACTGCCCCTTCAACATGAGTCTCGGCGTGCGCCTCAAGCTCGCCCGTGAGCGGGTGGCGGCGGGCGTGGTGGACGAGAGCGACTTCGACGAGGAGCGGCAGGGCCAGAGCGCCGTGCAGGTCTTCAACCAGCTCGCCCGCACCCGCCCGGCGGAGGAAGACCTGGTGGTGACGCACGGTGACGCCTGCTTGCCCAATGTCATCGTGCAGGGCGAGTACGTGGAGGGCCTGATTGACCTGGGCCGCGCGGGCATCGCGGACCGGCACATGGACCTCGCGCTGGCGTGGCGCAGCACCCGCCGCAATCTGGGGGCCACCTACGCGGGGATGCTGCTCGACCTCTACGGGCGCGAGCTGGTGGATGAGGGGAAGCTGGCGTATTACCAGTTGCTGGACGAGCTGTTTTAG
- the ddrB gene encoding single-stranded DNA-binding protein DdrB — MLQIEFITDLGARVTVNVEHESRLLDVQRHYGRLGWTSGEIPSGGYQFPIENEADFDWSLIGARKWKSPEGEELVIHRGHAYRRRELEAVDSRKLKLPAAIKYSRGAKVSDPQHVREKADGDIEYVSLAIFRGGKRQERYAVPGGAAGNGQGRPAPQGQPAQARPQATAARPAARPPVQPGQEEETPF, encoded by the coding sequence ATGTTGCAGATTGAATTTATCACCGACCTGGGTGCGCGGGTCACGGTGAACGTGGAGCATGAAAGCCGGTTGCTGGACGTACAGCGCCACTATGGCCGCCTGGGCTGGACCAGCGGCGAGATTCCGTCCGGGGGCTACCAGTTTCCCATCGAGAACGAGGCCGACTTCGACTGGTCGCTGATCGGCGCCCGCAAGTGGAAGAGCCCCGAGGGCGAAGAACTCGTCATTCACCGGGGCCACGCCTACCGCCGCCGCGAACTCGAAGCCGTGGACAGCCGCAAGCTCAAGCTGCCTGCCGCCATCAAGTACAGCCGCGGCGCCAAGGTCAGCGACCCGCAGCACGTGCGCGAAAAGGCCGATGGCGACATCGAATACGTCAGCCTCGCCATCTTCCGCGGTGGCAAGCGGCAGGAGCGCTACGCGGTGCCCGGCGGCGCGGCGGGGAACGGTCAGGGTCGCCCGGCGCCCCAGGGACAGCCCGCCCAGGCCCGTCCCCAGGCCACTGCCGCTCGCCCCGCCGCTCGGCCCCCGGTGCAGCCCGGTCAGGAAGAAGAAACGCCGTTCTGA
- a CDS encoding peptidylprolyl isomerase has protein sequence MNKKTAVNGLLIGLSVLLVAGMAYQFTPNVGSLFNRQEGTPVIKVNGDAVTAEQLESARRASPLLADEPGSVLADDAKVYLVSQAIDRGAVLSGLKDVQVSRADVNAEVQKVRESNKLTDNKAWTDALQSNGLTDASFRTQVRQQLAYQRKTDELRKAVPAPTDAELKAYYDLNKSKYQAEPQIVGRQIVVTDKAKAQSLLAQARGGADFAVLASANSTENKDRGGALAPLDGNQPRPVLQAALPTAVGEAAFRLKNGGLTDVIESGGKFYIVKVEKFLPGQPKTFEQAKTDVVSAVRQQKQNAALEKWSDDLRKNAQVEYVDPTWKVENPTVASVAGHNIPYSDVVAQVMNNQQIAGLIGQLPAEQLPTLLNKTFKPQVVQQLIQGYAAPNIAQKLGLSLSGSRQEIAQQLAAYGARDVKVSDADVQKYYRENVKQYEVPASATLDEASFKDKNQAAAFRADWNGQGDFVTAASKAGGTVSERGQVSPTADQTTGAVSPLTAAAFGQNLRSVGAGSLTPVVPVGDRFSVGYVRDLVRPTTRPLSEVGDEIRQGLLSSKQAEAGQAFLDKQVSALSPKNNLDQVLEAQAKPSRRRLPKPKRPRRRRRERRPPQMRREAALPRHRPSPPKRRRPTKPQQSRHPPTPELEHLPEK, from the coding sequence GTGAACAAGAAAACAGCCGTCAATGGCCTGCTGATCGGGCTTTCGGTGCTGCTGGTGGCCGGCATGGCCTACCAGTTCACGCCCAATGTGGGCAGCCTCTTTAACCGTCAGGAAGGCACCCCAGTCATCAAGGTCAATGGCGACGCCGTGACCGCCGAGCAGCTCGAAAGCGCCCGGCGCGCCAGCCCACTGCTCGCCGACGAACCCGGCAGCGTGCTCGCCGACGACGCCAAGGTGTATCTGGTGTCGCAGGCCATTGACCGGGGAGCCGTGCTCAGCGGCCTGAAAGACGTGCAGGTCAGCCGCGCCGACGTGAACGCCGAGGTGCAGAAGGTCCGCGAGTCCAACAAGCTCACCGACAACAAGGCCTGGACCGACGCCCTGCAAAGCAACGGCCTGACCGACGCGAGCTTCCGCACCCAGGTGCGCCAGCAACTTGCCTACCAGCGCAAAACCGACGAGCTGCGCAAGGCCGTGCCCGCCCCCACCGACGCCGAACTCAAGGCCTATTACGACCTGAACAAGAGCAAGTATCAGGCCGAGCCGCAGATCGTGGGGCGCCAGATCGTGGTGACCGACAAGGCCAAGGCACAGTCGCTGCTCGCCCAGGCGCGTGGCGGGGCCGACTTCGCCGTGCTGGCGAGCGCCAACAGCACCGAGAACAAGGACCGGGGCGGCGCCCTTGCGCCGCTCGACGGCAACCAGCCGCGCCCGGTGCTGCAAGCCGCGCTGCCGACCGCCGTGGGCGAAGCCGCCTTCCGACTGAAAAACGGTGGCCTGACCGACGTGATCGAATCGGGCGGCAAGTTCTACATCGTCAAGGTCGAGAAGTTCTTGCCCGGCCAGCCCAAGACCTTCGAGCAGGCCAAGACCGATGTCGTCAGCGCCGTGCGTCAGCAAAAGCAGAACGCCGCGCTCGAAAAATGGTCCGACGACCTGCGGAAAAACGCCCAGGTCGAGTACGTGGACCCCACCTGGAAGGTCGAAAACCCCACCGTGGCGAGCGTCGCCGGCCACAACATCCCCTACTCGGACGTGGTCGCGCAGGTCATGAACAACCAGCAGATTGCCGGGTTGATCGGCCAGCTGCCCGCCGAGCAACTGCCCACGCTGCTCAACAAGACCTTCAAGCCGCAGGTCGTGCAGCAACTCATTCAGGGCTACGCCGCGCCCAACATCGCCCAGAAGCTGGGGCTGTCGCTCAGCGGCTCGCGCCAGGAAATCGCCCAGCAGCTCGCCGCCTACGGGGCGCGCGACGTGAAGGTCAGCGACGCCGACGTGCAGAAGTACTACCGCGAGAACGTCAAGCAGTACGAGGTGCCCGCCAGCGCGACCCTCGACGAGGCGAGCTTCAAGGACAAGAACCAGGCCGCCGCCTTCCGCGCCGACTGGAACGGCCAGGGTGACTTCGTGACCGCCGCGAGCAAGGCCGGGGGCACCGTCAGCGAGCGCGGGCAGGTGAGCCCCACCGCCGACCAGACCACCGGCGCGGTGTCTCCCCTGACCGCCGCCGCCTTCGGCCAGAACCTGCGCAGCGTAGGCGCGGGCAGCTTGACCCCGGTGGTGCCGGTCGGTGACCGCTTCTCGGTGGGCTACGTGCGCGACCTCGTGCGCCCGACCACCCGCCCGCTGAGCGAAGTCGGCGACGAAATCCGCCAGGGCCTGCTGAGCAGCAAGCAGGCCGAAGCCGGGCAAGCCTTCCTCGACAAGCAGGTCAGCGCCCTGAGCCCCAAGAACAACCTCGACCAGGTGCTCGAGGCCCAGGCCAAACCGTCGCGGCGTCGGCTCCCAAAACCGAAACGCCCAAGACGACGGCGCCGGGAACGACGACCACCCCAGATGCGGCGGGAAGCAGCACTGCCCCGGCACAGACCAAGCCCACCGAAACGGCGCCGGCCAACCAAACCCCAGCAGAGTCGGCACCCGCCAACCCCTGAGCTAGAGCATTTGCCAGAAAAATAA